A genomic stretch from Desulfobotulus mexicanus includes:
- a CDS encoding DUF1353 domain-containing protein yields MAASGTVIHMRSVPGKPLHRALDKPLFCMNMDGSAGEVPADFEWDGSSVPVLLQPFFPRHRHPIASCRHDWRCKHARNHKERRWADQEFKKDVGRTSWKITAQAGYAGVRIGALLGIGNRW; encoded by the coding sequence ATGGCAGCTTCGGGAACCGTCATCCACATGCGGTCGGTGCCGGGAAAGCCCCTGCACAGGGCGCTGGATAAGCCCCTTTTCTGCATGAATATGGATGGAAGTGCTGGCGAGGTGCCAGCGGACTTTGAGTGGGACGGCTCATCGGTGCCGGTTCTGCTTCAGCCTTTTTTCCCAAGGCACAGGCATCCCATAGCCTCCTGCCGCCATGACTGGCGGTGCAAACATGCCCGCAACCACAAAGAGCGCAGATGGGCGGATCAGGAATTTAAAAAGGACGTTGGCCGCACCTCATGGAAAATAACGGCACAGGCAGGCTATGCCGGAGTTCGTATCGGTGCCCTGCTGGGTATCGGAAATCGCTGGTAA